From Acidimicrobiales bacterium, one genomic window encodes:
- a CDS encoding cytochrome P450 has translation MASLEVPDGSGAAAVRVRASDRYSLPVVRSIIKRPRLTEAVFGRTRWGNIFADGMAANPYLAYEPIVADGPVVWSSWFQQWFVTGYDEARDVLSSPAVEVSTQREVVLAVKPHSAMSENSKELFRHFLLFVDPPDHTRLRALVSRAFTPRQMARIEPEVERIAEGLLDRVADDPRPDLFAAYNAPLPIHVISALLGIPEQRWPFTVELSKALITYLDPFPDFDPAEVDAMLNRGVQFFDDLIEDRRSAPQDDLISALVAAENDDDRLTRFETIAMAMFLMFAGHETTSGSLGNSMVALARFPEQRALIRDNPELWPNAVEELLRWDAPLQVDPRAAREDLEVGGQTIKAGKRIAVMLGAANRDRRRWPDADELRLDREDPRPISFGHGIHHCIGAALARMQMRIGLRVFLDRFGDYDVDSDAVVWKEHAVLRGPVELPIIRPSA, from the coding sequence ATGGCGTCACTCGAAGTTCCCGACGGATCCGGTGCCGCGGCGGTGCGGGTCCGGGCCAGCGACCGGTACTCGCTTCCCGTGGTGCGCTCGATCATCAAGCGACCGCGTCTGACCGAAGCGGTGTTCGGGCGCACCCGGTGGGGCAACATCTTCGCCGACGGGATGGCCGCGAACCCCTACCTGGCCTACGAGCCCATCGTCGCCGACGGTCCGGTCGTCTGGAGCTCCTGGTTCCAGCAGTGGTTCGTCACCGGCTACGACGAGGCGCGCGACGTGCTGTCGTCGCCCGCGGTCGAGGTCTCGACACAGCGCGAAGTGGTGCTGGCGGTCAAACCCCATTCGGCGATGAGCGAGAACTCGAAGGAACTCTTCCGGCACTTCCTCCTCTTCGTCGACCCGCCCGACCACACCCGACTCCGCGCCCTCGTCAGCCGAGCGTTCACCCCGAGGCAGATGGCACGCATCGAGCCCGAGGTCGAGCGCATCGCCGAGGGTCTCCTCGACCGCGTCGCGGACGACCCTCGACCCGACCTCTTCGCGGCCTACAACGCACCCCTGCCGATCCATGTCATCTCGGCGCTACTCGGGATTCCCGAACAGCGGTGGCCGTTCACCGTCGAGTTGTCGAAGGCGCTGATCACCTATCTCGATCCGTTCCCCGATTTCGATCCGGCGGAAGTCGACGCGATGCTCAACCGGGGCGTGCAGTTCTTCGACGACCTCATCGAGGACCGTCGCTCGGCGCCACAGGACGATCTGATCTCGGCGCTCGTCGCCGCGGAGAACGACGACGACCGGCTGACGAGGTTCGAGACGATCGCGATGGCGATGTTCCTGATGTTCGCCGGCCACGAGACGACGAGCGGCTCACTCGGCAACAGCATGGTGGCGCTGGCCCGGTTCCCCGAGCAGCGGGCACTGATCCGCGACAACCCGGAGCTCTGGCCCAACGCGGTCGAGGAGCTCCTGCGCTGGGACGCGCCGTTGCAGGTCGACCCCCGCGCTGCCCGGGAGGATCTCGAGGTGGGCGGTCAGACCATCAAGGCCGGAAAGCGCATCGCGGTGATGCTCGGTGCCGCCAACCGCGACCGGCGGCGTTGGCCCGACGCCGACGAGCTCCGACTCGACCGCGAGGACCCCCGGCCGATCTCGTTCGGTCACGGCATCCATCACTGCATCGGTGCGGCACTGGCCCGGATGCAGATGCGGATCGGACTCCGGGTGTTCCTGGATCGGTTCGGCGACTACGACGTCGACAGCGACGCAGTGGTCTGGAAGGAACACGCAGTGCTGCGCGGACCCGTGGAACTCCCGATCATCCGCCCTTCGGCGTAA
- a CDS encoding aminotransferase class V-fold PLP-dependent enzyme — MPLDVDFARAQFPAFADSDTARWAHLENAGGSYAAGPVVEQLTTLFTTAKVQPSWDFGPSKAATAAMERARSLMAATFNAAPDEIHFGPSTSQNTYVLAQAMRPMWVDGDEIVVTEQDHEANSGVWRRLGATGITVREWKVDPVTGLLDPADLDGLITERTRLVAMTHASNVAATVNPVAEVAARVHAVGGVIVVDGVSFAPHGGVDVEALDCDVYVYSAYKTFGPHVGMMFVRRSLLPRLAHQGHYFNETHLDTRVTPAGPDHAVIGATAGIVDYYDTLHAHHFAGSDAAGPVERIRAVSALFAEHETDLMEPLLALLGSRDGVRVVGSMVADSKVRAPTIAFTSERRSSAEIYRALIAAEVSCGHGHFYAHRLVTALGLDPDDGVVRLSMVHYNTANDVARALTVLDSIL; from the coding sequence ATGCCGCTCGATGTGGACTTTGCCCGTGCCCAGTTCCCGGCGTTCGCCGATTCCGACACCGCTCGTTGGGCGCATCTCGAGAACGCCGGGGGAAGCTACGCGGCGGGACCGGTCGTCGAGCAGCTGACGACCTTGTTCACGACGGCGAAGGTGCAGCCGTCGTGGGACTTCGGCCCCTCGAAGGCGGCCACGGCTGCGATGGAGCGCGCACGCTCGCTGATGGCGGCCACCTTCAACGCGGCCCCCGACGAGATCCACTTCGGACCGTCGACGAGCCAGAACACCTATGTGCTGGCCCAGGCCATGCGTCCGATGTGGGTCGATGGCGACGAGATCGTGGTGACCGAACAGGACCACGAGGCGAACTCGGGAGTATGGCGCCGACTCGGAGCCACCGGCATCACTGTCCGCGAGTGGAAGGTCGATCCCGTGACCGGCCTGCTCGACCCGGCGGATCTCGACGGACTCATCACCGAACGGACGCGGCTGGTCGCCATGACCCACGCGTCGAACGTCGCGGCGACCGTCAACCCGGTGGCGGAGGTGGCCGCGCGGGTCCACGCAGTGGGCGGAGTGATCGTCGTCGACGGGGTGTCGTTCGCTCCCCACGGAGGCGTCGATGTCGAGGCACTCGACTGCGATGTCTACGTCTACAGCGCCTACAAGACCTTCGGTCCGCATGTCGGCATGATGTTCGTGCGCCGATCGCTGCTACCCCGACTCGCGCATCAGGGGCACTACTTCAACGAGACGCATCTCGACACCCGGGTGACGCCCGCCGGCCCCGACCACGCCGTCATCGGTGCGACGGCCGGCATCGTCGACTACTACGACACGCTCCACGCCCACCATTTCGCCGGTTCCGACGCCGCCGGGCCGGTCGAGCGCATCCGCGCCGTGAGTGCGCTCTTCGCCGAGCACGAGACCGATCTGATGGAGCCGTTGCTGGCGTTGCTCGGCTCGCGCGACGGGGTGCGGGTGGTGGGGTCGATGGTCGCCGACAGCAAGGTTCGTGCGCCGACCATCGCGTTCACCAGCGAGCGGCGGTCTTCGGCCGAGATCTATCGGGCGCTCATCGCGGCCGAGGTCTCGTGCGGGCACGGCCACTTCTACGCCCACCGGCTCGTGACCGCGCTCGGACTCGACCCCGACGACGGCGTCGTGCGTCTGTCGATGGTGCACTACAACACCGCGAACGACGTCGCCCGTGCGTTGACCGTGCTCGACTCGATCCTCTGA
- a CDS encoding uracil-DNA glycosylase yields the protein MGNPDQPRHLLARLENDVVACRACPRLVEWREQIGHEKRASYRDQTYWAKAVPGFGDPDAHLLVVGLAPAAHGANRTGRMFTGDRSGDWLYRALFRAGYASQPESVALDDGLSLDGAWITSPVKCAPPANKPTTAERDTCRPFFARELDALTRVKVIVVLGGFGYQVACQELGVRPRPAFGHGVEVELDDGRTLLCSYHVSQQNTFTGRLTEEMLDSIFVRARELGAG from the coding sequence GTGGGAAACCCTGATCAGCCCCGCCATCTGCTGGCTCGACTCGAGAACGACGTCGTGGCGTGTCGGGCGTGCCCCCGGTTGGTCGAATGGCGCGAGCAGATCGGGCACGAGAAGCGGGCGTCCTATCGAGACCAGACCTATTGGGCGAAAGCCGTGCCGGGCTTCGGTGACCCAGATGCCCACCTGCTCGTCGTCGGTCTGGCGCCGGCAGCCCATGGCGCGAATCGGACCGGCCGGATGTTCACGGGCGACCGGTCGGGCGACTGGCTCTATCGCGCCCTCTTCCGCGCCGGCTATGCCTCGCAGCCCGAGTCGGTCGCCCTCGACGACGGCCTCTCGCTGGACGGCGCGTGGATCACGTCGCCGGTCAAGTGCGCTCCTCCGGCCAACAAGCCGACCACCGCGGAGCGCGACACCTGCCGGCCGTTCTTCGCCCGTGAGCTCGATGCGCTCACCCGTGTGAAGGTGATCGTCGTGCTCGGCGGGTTCGGCTACCAGGTTGCCTGTCAGGAATTGGGCGTGCGCCCGAGGCCGGCATTCGGCCACGGGGTCGAGGTCGAACTCGACGACGGACGAACCCTGCTCTGCAGCTATCACGTCAGCCAACAGAACACCTTCACGGGCCGCCTCACCGAGGAGATGCTCGACTCGATCTTCGTCCGGGCCCGGGAGTTGGGGGCCGGTTGA
- a CDS encoding MSMEG_4193 family putative phosphomutase, producing MARRTEPPKPTLVLLVRHGQTPTTGASLPGRAPNLHLADTGIAQAEAAAARIGALGSVAAVYASPMERTRETAAPIARARKLRVRQAKGLIECDFGEWTGKKLAALRKLPEWRTVQRYPSGFRFPGGESFAEMQSRAVDAVHDLVAAHPGETIVAVSHADVIKAVVAAATGTHLDLFQRIVVSPCSITAILYTTEGPVVLTVNSTGDDLTGLAPS from the coding sequence ATGGCCCGACGAACCGAACCGCCGAAACCGACCCTCGTCCTGCTGGTCCGCCACGGCCAGACGCCGACCACCGGCGCCTCGCTGCCGGGTCGAGCGCCGAACCTCCACCTGGCCGACACGGGCATCGCTCAGGCCGAGGCGGCGGCGGCCCGCATCGGCGCGCTCGGTTCGGTCGCCGCGGTCTACGCCTCACCGATGGAACGCACCCGTGAAACCGCGGCACCGATCGCCCGGGCCCGCAAGCTCCGCGTCCGCCAGGCCAAAGGCCTGATCGAGTGTGACTTCGGCGAGTGGACGGGCAAGAAGCTGGCCGCGTTGCGAAAGCTCCCCGAATGGCGCACGGTCCAGCGCTACCCCAGTGGCTTCCGCTTTCCGGGCGGCGAATCCTTCGCCGAGATGCAGAGCCGCGCCGTCGATGCCGTCCACGACCTCGTGGCCGCCCACCCCGGCGAGACCATCGTGGCCGTGTCGCACGCCGATGTCATCAAGGCCGTCGTCGCGGCAGCCACCGGCACCCATCTCGACCTCTTCCAGCGGATCGTGGTGTCGCCCTGTTCGATCACCGCGATCCTCTACACGACCGAAGGCCCCGTCGTGCTGACCGTCAACTCGACGGGCGACGACCTGACCGGGCTGGCGCCGTCATGA
- a CDS encoding DUF3090 family protein, with translation MSESFDFRELDFLTVGTLGPKGQREFYLQARADGQLVSFKVEKQQVAALADYLDQVLDDLPDAEFGPAPDDLGLREPVVSAFTVGSLGIAYAHDIDRLIVMAEAAPETDDDDEDLAQARFSLSRAQVFGLIERARDLVAAGRPPCPYCGRPLEPRNRAWCPCLN, from the coding sequence ATGAGCGAGTCGTTCGACTTCCGAGAGCTCGACTTCCTCACCGTCGGCACCCTGGGCCCGAAGGGGCAGCGCGAGTTCTATCTGCAGGCCCGGGCCGACGGGCAGCTGGTGTCGTTCAAGGTCGAGAAGCAACAGGTCGCGGCGTTGGCCGACTATCTCGACCAGGTCCTCGACGATCTGCCCGACGCGGAGTTCGGCCCGGCCCCCGACGACCTCGGCCTTCGCGAGCCGGTCGTGTCGGCGTTCACGGTCGGTTCGCTCGGGATCGCCTACGCCCACGACATCGATCGCCTGATCGTGATGGCCGAGGCGGCACCCGAGACCGACGACGACGACGAGGACCTCGCCCAGGCCCGGTTCTCGCTGTCCCGGGCCCAGGTGTTCGGGCTGATCGAACGGGCCCGCGATCTGGTCGCTGCCGGCCGGCCGCCGTGCCCCTACTGCGGCCGGCCGCTCGAACCCCGCAATCGCGCCTGGTGTCCGTGTCTGAACTGA
- a CDS encoding SCO1664 family protein: protein MSELSAESPFRDRDPIPTAVALELLRRGTLETVGRMPYSSNATFLMDIELDGLQAQAIYKPHRGERPLWDFPSGLYQREVAAFLVADDLGWDLVPPTVVRHDAPHGVGSVQLFMPCAFEEHYFTIHERSDEHDDAFRRICALDIVINNTDRKSGHCLLGTDGRIWAIDHGIAFHQQFKLRTVLWDFADEPLPDDISESLWRFLDRGLCDDIAELLDPFERDATLARTAALATAGRFPIDESGGHRWPWPLV, encoded by the coding sequence GTGTCTGAACTGAGCGCCGAGAGCCCCTTTCGAGATCGCGATCCGATTCCGACCGCGGTGGCGCTCGAACTCCTCCGGCGGGGAACACTCGAGACGGTGGGGCGGATGCCCTACTCGTCCAACGCGACGTTCCTGATGGACATCGAGCTCGACGGGTTGCAGGCCCAGGCGATCTACAAACCCCACCGCGGGGAACGGCCGCTGTGGGATTTCCCGTCGGGCCTGTACCAGCGAGAGGTCGCGGCGTTCCTGGTCGCCGACGACCTCGGCTGGGACCTGGTACCGCCGACCGTGGTGCGCCACGACGCCCCTCACGGGGTGGGCTCGGTCCAGCTCTTCATGCCCTGCGCCTTCGAGGAGCACTACTTCACGATCCACGAGCGCAGCGACGAGCACGACGACGCCTTCCGGCGCATCTGTGCGCTCGACATCGTGATCAACAACACCGACCGCAAGTCGGGCCATTGTCTGCTCGGCACCGACGGTCGGATCTGGGCGATCGATCACGGGATCGCATTCCATCAGCAGTTCAAGTTGCGCACCGTGCTGTGGGACTTCGCCGACGAACCGCTCCCCGACGACATCTCGGAGTCGTTGTGGCGCTTCCTCGATCGAGGACTTTGCGACGACATCGCCGAACTCCTGGACCCGTTCGAACGTGATGCGACACTCGCTCGCACCGCCGCGTTGGCGACGGCGGGCCGATTTCCCATCGATGAGTCGGGCGGCCACCGCTGGCCGTGGCCACTGGTCTGA
- a CDS encoding electron transfer flavoprotein subunit alpha/FixB family protein, which translates to MGLDKIWVFGEANGDAVATITLEMLAKARELADTVEVFMAGDGDDHAEELGDHGAETVYATGDLDGAMQGVAVASAVAAAIASGDVTAPDAFMLGTSQDGRDVAARLSVKLDAPVITNIVGLELDGDDLLGNEPIFGGTVDVKTKNTSGKPGIFLVRPKSFAAESVGGAEADVEDLDVPDLGATGGATVTDRFVEESDGPKLDEAAIVVSGGRGLGEKDAYAMIEQLAKAVGGAAGASRAIVDAGWVPYSYQVGQTGKVVKPTVYIAAGISGATQHLVGMKGSKNIIAINKDPEAPIFAVADLGIVGDVHKVLPKLIEALKS; encoded by the coding sequence ATGGGACTCGACAAGATCTGGGTGTTCGGTGAAGCCAACGGCGATGCCGTCGCCACCATCACCCTCGAAATGCTGGCCAAGGCCCGAGAGCTCGCCGACACCGTCGAGGTGTTCATGGCGGGTGACGGCGACGACCACGCCGAAGAGCTCGGCGACCACGGCGCCGAGACGGTCTACGCGACCGGCGATCTCGACGGGGCAATGCAGGGCGTGGCCGTGGCCTCCGCCGTTGCGGCTGCGATCGCGAGCGGCGACGTGACCGCGCCCGATGCCTTCATGCTCGGCACCTCCCAGGATGGCCGCGACGTGGCGGCTCGCCTGTCGGTGAAGCTCGATGCACCGGTGATCACCAACATCGTCGGCCTCGAACTCGACGGCGACGATCTGCTGGGCAACGAGCCGATCTTCGGCGGCACGGTCGACGTGAAGACCAAGAACACCTCGGGCAAGCCCGGCATCTTCCTCGTACGACCGAAGTCGTTCGCGGCAGAGTCCGTCGGTGGGGCCGAGGCCGATGTCGAGGATCTCGACGTGCCCGACCTCGGTGCCACGGGTGGCGCCACGGTGACCGATCGCTTCGTCGAGGAGTCCGACGGCCCGAAGCTCGACGAGGCGGCCATCGTGGTCTCCGGCGGTCGCGGTCTCGGTGAGAAGGACGCCTACGCCATGATCGAGCAGTTGGCCAAGGCCGTCGGCGGAGCCGCCGGTGCGAGCCGTGCCATCGTCGACGCCGGCTGGGTGCCGTATTCGTACCAGGTTGGGCAGACCGGCAAGGTCGTCAAGCCCACTGTCTACATCGCCGCCGGTATCTCCGGAGCGACGCAGCACCTGGTCGGCATGAAGGGCTCCAAGAACATCATCGCGATCAACAAGGATCCGGAGGCGCCGATCTTCGCCGTCGCCGATCTCGGGATCGTCGGCGACGTCCACAAGGTGCTGCCGAAGCTGATCGAGGCGCTCAAGAGCTGA
- a CDS encoding electron transfer flavoprotein subunit beta/FixA family protein produces MKVVVCVKQIPDPADPGALDPESKTLKRDVKLILDESDSYGVEMALQLVDAAGEGSVHLVSMAPNNEVGGLRTALAMGAESATLVSDEALKGTDALGTAKVLAAAIARSEPDLVLAATESSDGYTGTVPEMVAELLGLPSVTFAKSVAIDAGSAKVQRQTEAGYDDVVCPLPALVSVTAGVVEPRYPSFKGIMAAKSKPVDELTCGDLGIDAGSVGWAGGGQEIVSVADAPAREAGEVIEDEGDAHERIVAFLEELKVL; encoded by the coding sequence ATGAAGGTTGTCGTCTGTGTAAAGCAGATCCCGGACCCGGCCGATCCTGGCGCACTTGACCCCGAGAGCAAGACGCTCAAGCGGGATGTCAAGCTGATCCTCGACGAGTCGGACAGTTACGGGGTCGAAATGGCCCTCCAGCTCGTCGATGCCGCAGGTGAAGGATCCGTTCACCTCGTCTCGATGGCTCCGAACAACGAGGTCGGCGGTCTCCGCACGGCGCTCGCGATGGGCGCCGAGAGCGCGACCCTGGTGAGCGACGAGGCCCTCAAGGGCACCGATGCGCTCGGCACCGCAAAGGTGCTGGCCGCGGCGATCGCCCGCTCGGAACCCGATCTCGTGCTCGCCGCGACCGAGTCGTCCGACGGCTACACGGGCACGGTCCCGGAGATGGTGGCCGAGCTTCTCGGTCTCCCGTCGGTGACGTTCGCCAAGTCGGTCGCGATCGATGCCGGCAGCGCCAAGGTGCAGCGTCAGACCGAAGCGGGTTACGACGATGTCGTGTGTCCGCTGCCCGCGCTCGTCTCTGTGACGGCCGGGGTGGTCGAGCCCCGCTATCCCTCGTTCAAGGGGATCATGGCGGCGAAGTCCAAGCCCGTCGACGAGCTCACCTGTGGTGATCTCGGCATCGACGCCGGCTCTGTTGGTTGGGCCGGGGGCGGCCAGGAGATCGTGTCGGTCGCCGACGCTCCTGCCCGTGAGGCCGGCGAAGTGATCGAGGACGAAGGCGATGCCCACGAGCGCATCGTGGCGTTCCTCGAAGAGCTCAAGGTTCTCTGA
- a CDS encoding diacylglycerol kinase family protein produces MRILFIVNSVASSVTARRRVVIHKALSADHDVTLAETSRRGHATRLAQSAARESYDLVVVLGGDGTLNEAANGLAGSDTALATLPGGSTNVFARILGLPDDSVDAAGVLLDAIDAGSITRIGLGAVEGRYFLFHCGIGFDAAVVEQVERRGPWKRWAGHPLFVYSAVDTWLRRTDRKHPPLRVLDARGNLVTTGFFTIVMNANPYTFLGNRPFDLVPDLTLDDPLAVVTLEQIRLRSLGPVAAAAIGFGDIAKKRDLSIRTGVRSLVVESDPPAPYQVDGDHLGASKRLRFTWTPQHLALVVPTG; encoded by the coding sequence TTGCGGATCCTCTTCATCGTGAACTCGGTCGCCTCGTCGGTCACCGCCCGCCGTCGCGTCGTGATTCACAAGGCCCTGTCGGCGGATCACGATGTGACCCTCGCCGAGACCAGCCGGCGCGGCCACGCCACCCGACTCGCCCAGAGCGCGGCGAGGGAGAGCTACGACCTCGTCGTCGTGCTGGGCGGTGACGGCACGCTCAACGAGGCGGCCAACGGCCTCGCCGGTTCCGACACGGCGCTCGCCACCCTGCCCGGCGGATCGACCAATGTCTTCGCCCGCATCCTCGGCCTTCCCGACGACTCGGTCGACGCCGCCGGTGTCCTGCTCGACGCGATCGATGCCGGTTCGATCACCCGCATCGGACTCGGCGCGGTGGAGGGGCGGTACTTCCTGTTCCACTGCGGGATCGGGTTCGACGCCGCCGTGGTCGAGCAGGTGGAACGACGGGGTCCGTGGAAGCGCTGGGCCGGTCACCCGCTCTTCGTGTATTCCGCGGTCGACACCTGGCTGCGCCGAACCGATCGGAAGCATCCTCCCCTCCGGGTTCTCGATGCCCGCGGCAATCTCGTGACGACGGGGTTCTTCACGATCGTGATGAACGCCAACCCCTACACGTTCCTGGGCAATCGACCCTTCGATCTCGTCCCCGACCTGACCCTCGACGACCCGCTGGCCGTCGTCACCCTCGAGCAGATCCGGTTGCGCAGTCTCGGCCCCGTCGCCGCCGCCGCGATCGGTTTCGGCGACATCGCCAAGAAGCGGGACCTGTCCATCCGGACCGGTGTCCGCTCACTGGTGGTCGAGAGCGACCCACCGGCGCCGTACCAGGTCGACGGAGACCACCTCGGCGCCAGCAAGCGCCTGCGCTTCACCTGGACGCCCCAGCACCTCGCGTTGGTCGTTCCGACGGGCTGA
- a CDS encoding glycerophosphodiester phosphodiesterase: MTKVIAHRGASDAAPENTIEAFVLARELGADWVELDARLSSDGVVVVHHDAHLADGRVVADLTLDQMPDGIPSLAEALEACDGMGVNIEIKNLPDDPDYDENHAVVDAVAGLAQAYLGPERTIISSFNIDSVGRMHRVDPSLPCAWLFFQMTDPASVVDRAVAHEMAAIHPFDNLVDAAMVRRAHAAGLAVNVWTVDDPDRMAALVEMGVDGICTNLPGVCRRVVDTIG, translated from the coding sequence GTGACCAAGGTGATTGCCCATCGCGGGGCGAGCGACGCTGCGCCCGAGAACACGATCGAGGCCTTCGTGCTCGCACGCGAGCTCGGGGCCGACTGGGTCGAACTCGACGCCCGCCTGTCGTCCGACGGTGTGGTGGTGGTGCACCACGACGCGCACCTCGCCGACGGCCGCGTGGTCGCGGACCTCACCCTCGACCAGATGCCCGACGGCATCCCGTCGCTGGCCGAGGCGCTCGAGGCGTGTGACGGCATGGGCGTCAACATCGAGATCAAGAATCTCCCCGACGACCCCGACTACGACGAGAACCACGCCGTGGTCGACGCCGTCGCCGGTCTCGCCCAGGCCTACCTCGGCCCGGAGCGGACGATCATCTCGTCGTTCAACATCGACAGCGTCGGCCGCATGCACCGGGTCGACCCCTCCTTGCCGTGTGCGTGGCTCTTCTTCCAGATGACCGACCCGGCGAGCGTCGTCGATCGGGCCGTCGCCCACGAGATGGCCGCCATCCACCCGTTCGACAATCTGGTCGACGCCGCGATGGTGCGCCGCGCCCACGCCGCCGGGCTGGCCGTCAACGTCTGGACCGTCGACGATCCCGACCGGATGGCTGCGCTGGTCGAGATGGGCGTCGACGGCATCTGCACCAACCTGCCCGGCGTCTGCCGCCGGGTCGTCGACACGATCGGCTGA
- a CDS encoding WhiB family transcriptional regulator — MALTADAFETAAEWQNKAACRDTDPALFFPVGTTGSAVEQIASAKEVCLSCMSRDACLEFALATNQDTGVWGGTSEEERRVMRRRMRAAAGRR; from the coding sequence GTGGCGCTGACCGCTGACGCATTCGAGACCGCAGCCGAATGGCAGAACAAGGCGGCGTGCCGAGACACCGATCCGGCACTCTTCTTCCCGGTCGGGACCACCGGAAGCGCCGTCGAGCAGATCGCATCGGCCAAGGAAGTCTGCCTCAGCTGCATGAGCCGGGACGCCTGCCTCGAGTTCGCCCTCGCCACCAACCAGGACACCGGCGTCTGGGGCGGAACCTCCGAAGAGGAGCGTCGGGTGATGCGCCGGCGCATGCGCGCCGCCGCCGGCCGCCGCTGA
- a CDS encoding histidine kinase N-terminal domain-containing protein has product MAGLADLARARTSLSDEAIDHLQRLVSAWSLLSDLSYSDLLLYAPIDPGGSRFVVLGHTRSVTGATVYQTDPVGTEVSGTERPLLQKVMADERRAEGLVPRPDRAVAPAGDDPLVEENVGGIGNRLTVDYIPVLHGDRAVAVLARESDPRLLRQPSPLERRYRDVWERFASMVAAGEFPLVRSERVGEFREPRVGDGVVILDREQRIEYASPNATSALHRLGVVSILVGQTLGGVGADDRAVRRAFSSRLSTVEELERGDAVSVIARCHPLLDGGRVSGAVLLLRDISELRSRDKLLVSKDATIREIHHRVKNNLQTIQSLLRLQSRRLESAEARAAVEQSARRIGSIAIVHETLSVETADVVDFDAVVRRVIGMVEEGLGSVERPVRVTIEGSLGELGGDVAMPLAVVLTELVQNAIDHAGHGHPEIGIGLSSTAKELVMRVEDNGAGVPEGFALDRDARLGLTIVRTFVVHDLGGSISLGRASSMPPYGAVVDIRVPRGVSGLPLG; this is encoded by the coding sequence ATGGCCGGGCTCGCCGATCTCGCCCGGGCGCGCACATCGCTCTCCGACGAGGCGATCGACCACCTTCAGCGACTGGTGAGCGCGTGGTCGCTGCTGAGCGACCTCTCCTATTCGGACCTGCTGCTCTACGCCCCGATCGACCCGGGCGGGTCCCGGTTCGTGGTGCTCGGCCACACTCGTTCGGTCACGGGGGCCACCGTGTACCAGACCGATCCGGTGGGCACCGAGGTCTCGGGCACCGAACGACCGTTGCTCCAGAAGGTGATGGCCGACGAGCGTCGGGCCGAGGGTCTGGTGCCGCGGCCGGACCGGGCGGTCGCTCCTGCCGGTGATGACCCGCTGGTCGAGGAGAACGTCGGTGGGATCGGCAATCGGCTCACCGTCGACTACATCCCGGTGCTGCACGGTGATCGTGCGGTGGCGGTCCTCGCCCGCGAGTCCGATCCTCGACTGTTGCGTCAGCCCAGCCCGCTCGAGCGCCGCTATCGCGACGTGTGGGAGCGGTTCGCGTCGATGGTCGCCGCCGGCGAGTTCCCGCTCGTGCGGTCGGAGCGGGTGGGGGAGTTCCGCGAGCCGCGTGTGGGCGACGGCGTCGTCATCCTCGATCGCGAACAGCGCATCGAATACGCCTCCCCGAACGCGACGTCCGCCCTCCACCGCCTCGGCGTGGTGTCGATCCTCGTCGGTCAGACCCTCGGCGGTGTCGGTGCCGACGATCGCGCCGTTCGACGGGCGTTCTCGTCCCGGCTCAGCACCGTCGAGGAACTCGAGCGGGGCGACGCGGTCTCGGTGATCGCACGCTGTCATCCCCTGCTCGACGGCGGGCGGGTGAGCGGCGCCGTGCTGTTGTTGCGCGACATCTCGGAGTTGCGCAGCCGCGACAAGCTGCTCGTGTCGAAGGACGCGACGATCCGCGAGATCCACCATCGGGTCAAGAACAACCTGCAGACGATCCAGTCGTTGCTGCGTCTGCAGTCGCGGCGGCTCGAGTCGGCCGAGGCGCGCGCCGCGGTCGAGCAGTCGGCGCGGCGGATCGGATCGATCGCCATCGTCCACGAGACCCTGTCGGTCGAAACCGCCGACGTCGTCGATTTCGACGCGGTGGTGCGTCGCGTCATCGGCATGGTCGAGGAAGGGCTCGGCTCGGTCGAGCGGCCGGTACGAGTGACCATCGAAGGGAGTCTCGGCGAGCTCGGCGGCGATGTCGCCATGCCCCTCGCCGTGGTGCTGACGGAGCTCGTGCAGAACGCGATCGACCACGCAGGGCACGGCCATCCCGAGATCGGCATCGGTCTCTCGTCGACGGCCAAGGAGCTGGTGATGAGGGTCGAGGACAACGGCGCCGGCGTTCCCGAGGGGTTCGCCCTCGATCGCGATGCTCGGCTGGGCCTCACGATCGTGCGGACGTTCGTCGTCCATGACCTCGGCGGCTCGATCAGCCTCGGTCGTGCCAGCTCGATGCCGCCCTACGGGGCGGTGGTCGACATCCGGGTTCCGAGGGGCGTGTCGGGCTTGCCGCTCGGCTAG